In the Ciconia boyciana chromosome 23, ASM3463844v1, whole genome shotgun sequence genome, one interval contains:
- the PPP1R15B gene encoding protein phosphatase 1 regulatory subunit 15B: MEPSGRERAGPGLGRARLGFAAAWPKLAGPSAAPAGASPQASPPFSWLRLMSQLLSPLPALLQRLLPGPALSSALCPAAGQPPAKGSQSALLLLSEPAASLDWTEETLPWPEEPLEKGREAGTEPPPGLWGAGLVRSSLLSFPVPRVDLYVLGPAQGQACCSGKSHLPQPLRAEVPAEPWRGCPARGGLPEAEFLRSKSFSSASPAFLRQWHLASGGLAVPDPDHGYHSLEEEQQQQHKSVCEEEVGRRREQRCDAGELKRPEEPSEAGRQRGGGPLEQEGIGDSAEKGALEGEALTEEDDEDSEIEQDFPVSARPACANKLIDYIIGGVSSGEESADDEEDWDDDDDGFDSEGLSSDSDAGSQVGERLHLWNSFYSLDPYNPQNFTATIQTSSSDPGKDMLDMEEEEEEEEEDSLWAEESSSGSPNSSSEEEDEWDCSSVDEAENLKLWNSFCTSDDPYNPLNFKAAFQTAEKKGVPGLKGAERPSLVASEHSHLTVRRVQLEKHNCGVADFVQRDILSGEKRRSTKRKKVTFLEKVTEYYISSEEDRKGPWEELARDGCRFQKRIQETEEAIGYCFTTEHRQRVFNRLQETYYKRVDLF; the protein is encoded by the exons atGGAGCCGAGCGGCCGGGAACGCGCCGGCCCCGGCCTGGGGCGGGCCCGGCTGGGCTTCGCCGCGGCCTGGCCTAAGCTGGCCGGGCCcagcgcggcccccgccggcgCCTCGCCCCAGGCGAGCCCGCCCTTCTCTTGGCTGCGGCTGATGTCgcagctcctctccccgctACCCGCTTTGCTGCAGCGgctgctgcccggccccgcgctgAGCAGTGCCctctgccccgccgccgggcagcCGCCCGCCAAGGGCTCCCAGtcggcgctgctgctgctgtcggAGCCGGCCGCCTCGCTGGACTGGACCGAGGAGACGCTGCCGTGGCCGGAGGAGCCCCTGGAGAAGGGGCGAGAGGCCGGCACGGAGCCCCCGCCGGGCCTCTGGGGAGCCGGGCTGGTGCGGAGCAGCCTGCTGTCCTTCCCCGTACCGCGTGTGGACCTGTACGTGCTGGGCCCGGCGCAGGGCCAGGCCTGCTGCTCCGGCAAGAGCCatctgccccagcccctgcgaGCCGAGGTCCCCGCGGAACCTTGGCGAGGCTGCCCCGCCCGGGGCGGCTTGCCGGAGGCCGAGTTCCTCCGCAGCAAGAGCTTCTCCAGCGCTTCTCCAGCGTTTCTCCGGCAGTGGCATTTGGCGAGCGGTGGCCTGGCCGTGCCAGACCCGGACCACGGCTACCACAGCCTGgaggaggaacagcagcagcagcacaagagcGTTTGTGAAGAAGAGGTAGGGCGACGGCGGGAGCAGCGGTGCGATGCCGGGGAGTTGAAGCGGCCCGAGGAGCCGAGCGAGGCGGGGAGACAACGTGGAGGTGGCCCCTTGGAGCAGGAGGGGATAGGGGACTCGGCTGAGAAGGGAGCACTTGAGGGGGAAGCCTTGACTGAAGAGGATGATGAGGACTCCGAAATAGAGCAAGACTTTCCAGTTTCAGCCAGACCTGCCTGTGCCAATAAATTAATAGACTATATCATAGGGGGAGTTTCCAGTGGGGAGGAGAGTGCGGATGATGAGGAGGACtgggatgatgatgatgacggGTTTGATAGTGAAGGGCTCTCCTCGGATTCAGACGCTGGTAGCCAGGTCGGGGAAAGGCTTCATCTCTGGAATTCCTTCTACAGTTTGGATCCGTACAACCCTCAGAACTTCACGGCCACCATTCAGACATCTTCCAGCGATCCGGGAAAGGATATGTTGGAtatggaagaagaggaggaggaggaggaggaagattcTTTGTGGGCAGAGGAGTCTTCTTCAGGCTCTCCTAATTCGAGTTCTGAAGAGGAGGACGAGTGGGACTGTAGCAGCGTGGATGAGGCAGAAAACTTGAAACTTTGGAACTCGTTCTGTACCTCAGATGATCCATATAATCCTTTAAATTTCAAGGCAGCCTttcaaacagcagagaaaaaaggggTGCCTGGTTTAAAAGGAGCAGAGAGGCCGAGTTTGGTCGCTTCTGAGCATAGTCACTTAACTGTCCGTCGGGTGCAGTTGGAAAAACATAACTGTGGGGTCGCTGACTTTGTGCAGCGTGACATTCTTTCTGGTGAGAAACGTAGAAGTACCAAGCGGAAAAAG GTAACCTTCCTTGAAAAAGTTACTGAGTATTACATAAGCAGTGAGGAGGATCGTAAAGGACCCTGGGAAGAGCTTGCACGAGATGGATGCAGGTTCCAGAAACGTAtccaagaaacagaagaagcCATAGGATACTGCTTCACAACAGAGCATAGACAAAGAGTATTTAATAGACTCCAAGAAACCTACTACAAGAGGGTTGATCTCTTCTAG